The bacterium genomic sequence GATGGAAATCGCGGTTCGGTGGACAGGGTTCCGTGAGGCTGACCTATCAAGTGGTGACAGCGTTTCCATTGATGGTGCTTGCCTGTCGGCCGAGAGAATCGAGGGTGATGTAGTGTGGTTTCTTGCTGTCGAGGAGACACTTAAAAGGACAACTCTTGGAATGCGAAAAGCTGGCGATAAGGTTAACATAGAACTGCCGCTCAAAGCGTCGGATTATCTGGGCGGACATACGGTTACAGGACATGTGGATTGTGTGGGGAAAATAGTTTCCTTTCGGCAGCAGGGCATACAAAGACTGCTTAGGGTTGAGTATCCTGCCCAGTTCAACAAGTTTGTGGTTGAGAAAGGCTCGGTGGCGGTTGATGGAATTAGTCTTACTATAACCCGTGCGGGCGAAAACTTCTTTGAATGCGCTATAATTCGTGAAACGCTGACCAAAACCACTTTGGGTAAAAAAAATGTTGGTGATGCCGTTAATGTTGAATTCGACATTTTGGCAAAATATGTCGAGAAATTGCTCAGCAAAAGACACCCTTCGGGCGCTTCAGAGGATGATATCGTGGCTTTGTATTAAATTAACCTTGGGAGGCTTTTGTGGGCAATAATAGAATAAATCCGATGGTTAATCTTCTTAAGCCCGAAATAGAAAGTTTGATTAAACAAAAAAATTTTAAGGTTTTAAAGAAATTTATATCAACTTGGCATGCATCTGATATTGCTGATTTGTTTAAAGAAATGGATATAAAGGATTGTGCAATTGTTTTAAGAATTCTA encodes the following:
- a CDS encoding riboflavin synthase, with protein sequence MFTGIIKGIGEISDLRRLGGSMEIAVRWTGFREADLSSGDSVSIDGACLSAERIEGDVVWFLAVEETLKRTTLGMRKAGDKVNIELPLKASDYLGGHTVTGHVDCVGKIVSFRQQGIQRLLRVEYPAQFNKFVVEKGSVAVDGISLTITRAGENFFECAIIRETLTKTTLGKKNVGDAVNVEFDILAKYVEKLLSKRHPSGASEDDIVALY